One Aquarana catesbeiana isolate 2022-GZ linkage group LG11, ASM4218655v1, whole genome shotgun sequence genomic window carries:
- the CSRP3 gene encoding cysteine and glycine-rich protein 3 — MPNLGGGAKCGACGKTVYHAEEIQCNSRSFHKPCFICMVCRKALDSTTVAAHESEIYCKSCYGRKYGPKGYGYGQGAGCLSTDTGERFGIEVAETHPSRGSPTTTHTSKFTQKFGATEKCKRCGKSVYAAEKVMGGGLPWHKTCFRCAFCGKSLDSTTVTEKDGEIYCKVCYAKNFGPKGIGFGGLTQVEQKEG, encoded by the exons ATGCCAAACTTGGGTGGAGGTGCCAAGTGCGGAGCTTGCGGCAAGACGGTTTACCAcgctgaagagatacaatgtaacagcaGAAGCTTCCACAAGCCGTGTTTCATCTGCA TGGTATGCAGGAAAGCCCTGGACAGCACCACAGTGGCAGCCCATGAGTCCGAGATATACTGCAAATCCTGCTACGGTCGGAAGTACGGCCCCAAGGGATACGGGTACGGGCAAGGAGCTGGCTGCCTGAGCACCGATACCGGAGAGAGATTTGGCATCGAAGTGGCTGA GACCCACCCATCCCGCGGCTCCCCGACCACCACACACACCTCCAAGTTTACGCAGAAGTTCGGTGCCACAGAGAAGTGCAAAAGATGTGGGAAATCGGTCTACGCCGCTGAGAAAGTTATGGGTGGAGGATTG ccttggcATAAAACTTGCTTCCGCTGTGCGTTCTGCGGGAAGAGTCTGGACTCCACCACTGTGACGGAGAAGGATGGAGAAATCTACTGCAAAG TTTGCTATGCTAAGAACTTTGGTCCAAAGGGAATCGGGTTCGGAGGCCTAACACAGGTGGAACAGAAAGAAGGATGA